Proteins encoded in a region of the Micromonas commoda chromosome 10, complete sequence genome:
- a CDS encoding predicted protein: KACKNCSCGRAEAEAEEEAGKRAAMTEEKKEEFKSSCGNCYLGDAYRCAGCPMLGQPAQAPPGSTTVKLDLTSDI; the protein is encoded by the coding sequence AAGGCGTGCAAGAACTGCAGCtgcgggcgcgcggaggcggaggctgaggaggaggcgggtaagcgggcggcgatgaccgaggagaagaaggaggagttTAAGAGCTCGTGCGGGAACTGCTACCTGGGCGACGCGTACCGGTGCGCGGGATGCCCGATGCTGGGGCAGCCCGCgcaggcgccgccggggtccaCCACCGTCAAGCTGGACCTGACGAGCGACATCTAG
- a CDS encoding predicted protein codes for MGLVIDDEEAEAAEKAAKAALDADAPWNAPDEDPPPGTAGEDAEPELDAEGNPVERPAPVDYKGIAKRLAMATTPAEGEDEVDHLKLVCDACDDIRALDIVAKDGYDEMASKIKHFRVVELLFRHLRAMPAPLPPTPEPELDDEGNPIEPPAEDDKENERELTAEERKAAEAEAEVRAKWNAVGMPCARALAHLVSVPGAIRREVTDSPYHTRALFALCDPAPFPPRDALALSDVALRCLTQLARGSSPFAAAVAAAACGDDPALPGTACTWLTRMCALAPPPKTEAQLADEAEREAEELQKKEAEGDAYVPPPPQPPHPRWRVAAKAMRLATALARSPSHRARIMRVVEPARTPITVESLRAEREAAEKERDGETKKTKAAKDSEEPADILKVALECATKHPTREEPGDKTARMLALRLVRLACADASEALCRIVDGEDLDGIAKLMGTVTSAEEDPDVRTEAAAAMLAALTKDKRAAEDFGDRNALAALRSLMPTISDEEPELVIPPPEGGEPAKETPPEETPAEDDDAGDGDGSDDDVSVTGENLLTEVFGLRPIGYVTPPPKPKPFRATRDPLPLASQPTTHPALYPTLLRLLACVVTAHDETRRSIADKCGYLLTYREKMGKPPPKPDDYDTLVRWCVTALREAVEDADPATEPPPRMTEEERAAAAEAEAAAEPEPESEPEPAGEAEGEDGAGEGDVESDDEWATESVETIVPPEPDPETEEEKAARLDLEYRTWHAIRDRHAADYDWHNPEVYAAVIAVFNALSGEEAVCKSILNEEFYPGALERIIEVIPRSFATIEEGATFVTRVCEKGAYADVALDVEESMRRRVDLVEKLKAIAGCLAAPETGRMHRGRVATLAHEAALVMLPLREYLPSIGVRPVPLAAEYHTVPTPPTNPMRTWRLKMTRNVDKERVDAECRVLPLHTTLPELWLQVDPSTGEPWEHAGRKFARAIGELTHPVVVPDPPPEASGDGADTGEPAPSAATFDAAVKAVADAEAEKATGPRRHDPPPKCFFAALRFITTVIGEGDAFVQPPPPELPEPVEGEEPPPEPEPQPPLDEFHRAMWRDPESAPRALIAADGALSAKMKTWLEENIAYADKDVMGGPDPEAPEVIKTDKVLVADARAVLAAKETALPGIYVEDARKEGEAAYAMVRWCYSVARFCQLAAERRARRLERRTERLRLKRELEKEEEARRLAAETEAAAA; via the coding sequence ATGGGGCTCgtgatcgacgacgaggaggcggaggccgccgagaaggcggcgaaggcggcgctggacgcggacgcgccgtggaacgcgcccgacgaggacccaccgccggggaccgcgggggaggacgccgagcccgagttGGACGCGGAGGGCAACCCGGTGGAgaggccggcgccggtggatTACAAGGGCATCGCGAAGCGcctggcgatggcgacgacgcccgcggaaGGGGAGGATGAGGTGGACCACCTCAAGCTCGTGTGCGACGCGTGTGACGacatccgcgcgctcgatatCGTCGCCAAGGATGGGTACGACGAGATGGCGAGCAAGATCAAGCActtccgcgtcgtcgagctgctGTTCAGGCACTTAcgcgcgatgcccgcgccgttgccgccgacgcccgaacccgagctcgacgacgagggcaacCCGATCGAGCccccggcggaggacgacaaggagaacgagcgcgagctgaccgcggaggagcggaaggcggcggaggctgaagCGGAGGTTCGCGCCAAATGGAACGCGGTGGGGATGCCGTGCGccagggcgctcgcgcacctcgtctccgtccccggcgccatccgccgcgaggtcacCGACTCTCCGTACCACACCCGGGCGCTCTTCGCGCTGTGCGACccggcgccgttcccgccgcgagacgcgctcgcgctttccgacgtcgcgctgagATGTTTAACCCAactcgcgcggggctcgtcaccgttcgccgccgccgtcgccgccgccgcgtgcggcgacgacccggcgctgCCCGGCACCGCGTGCACGTGGCTCACGCGCATGTGCGccctggcgccgccgcccaagaCGGAGGCGCAGttggcggacgaggcggagagggaggcggaggagttACAAAAGAAAGAGGCGGAGGGTGACGCGTAcgtaccgccgccgccgcagccgccgcatccgcgttggcgcgtcgcggccaaggcgaTGCGACTGGCGACCGCCctggcgcggtcgccgtcgcatcgcgcgcggatcaTGCGCGTGGTCGagcccgcgaggacgccgataACCGTGGAGAGTTTGCGGGCCGAGCGAgaagccgccgagaaggagcgcgacggagagACAAAGAAaaccaaggcggcgaaggactcGGAGGAACCGGCGGATATCCTGAAGGTGGCGCTGGAGTGCGCCACGAAGCacccgacgcgcgaggagccgGGGGATAAGACCGCGAGGATGCTGGCGCTGAGGCTGGTGCGGCTCgcgtgcgcggacgcgagcgaggcgctcTGCCGCATCGTTGACGGGGAGGACCTCGACGGAATCGCCAAGCTGATGGGCACGgtgacgtcggcggaggaggatccGGACGTAAGGACGGAGGCTGCggccgcgatgctcgcggcgctgaccaaggacaagcgcgcggcggaggatttCGGCGACcggaacgcgctcgcggcgctcagaTCGCTCATGCCGACGATATCGGACGAGGAACCCGAGCTGGTCATCCCGCCGCCCGAAGGCGGCGAGCCCGCCAAGGAAACCCCGCCCGAGGAAacccccgccgaggacgacgacgccggggacggggacggcagcgacgacgacgtctccgTCACCGGCGAGAACCTCCTCACGGAGGTGTTCGGCCTCCGTCCCATAGGCTacgtgacgccgccgccaaagccCAAACCGTttcgggcgacgagggacccgctcccgctcgcgtcgcagccCACGACGCACCCCGCGCTCTACCCGACGCTCCTCAGGCtgctcgcgtgcgtcgtgaCGGCGCACGACGAGACCAGGCGGTCCATCGCGGACAAGTGCGGGTACTTGCTCACGTACAGGGAGAAGATGGGAAAACCCCCGCCCAAGCCGGATGACTACGACACCCTCGTCAGGTGGTGCGTCACCGCGTTGAGGGAAgcggtcgaggacgcggacccggcgacggagccgccgccgaggatgacggaggaggagcgcgcggcggctgcggaggcggaggcggcggcggagcccgagcccgagtccgagcccgagcccgcgggtgAAGCCGAAggggaggacggcgccggcgagggggACGTCGAGAGCGATGACGAGTGGGCGACGGAGTCCGTCGAGACGATCGTCCCGCCGGAGCCCGAcccggagacggaggaggagaaggcggcgcgaCTGGACCTGGAGTACCGAACCTGGCACGCCATCCGCGACAGACACGCGGCGGATTACGATTGGCACAACCCGGAGGTGTacgccgcggtcatcgccgttTTCAACGCGCTCtcgggcgaggaggcggttTGCAAGTCGATCCTGAACGAGGAGTTTTAtccgggcgcgctcgagcggatCATCGAGGTGATCCCCcgctcgttcgcgacgatcgaggagggcgccacGTTCGTGACGCGCGTGTGCGAAAAGGGGGcgtacgccgacgtcgccctcgacgtggAGGAGTCCATGCGGAGGCGCGTGGATTTAGTGGAGAAACTCAAGGCCATCGCGGgttgcctcgccgcgccggagacTGGGCGGATGCACCGAGGACGGGTCGCCACCCTGGCGCACGAGGCTGCGCTCGTCATGCTCCCGTTGCGCGAGTACCTCCCGTCCATCGGCGTTCGGCCGGTTCCTCTCGCCGCGGAGTATCACAccgtgccgacgccgccgacgaacccCATGCGCACGTGGAGGCTGAAGATGACCAGGAACGTGGACAAAGAGCGGGTGGACGCCGAGTGCAGGGTGCTGCCCCTGCACACGACGCTTCCCGAGCTGTGGCTGCAGGTCGATCCGAGCACGGGCGAGCCGTGGGAGCACGCGGGGCGCAAGTTTGCCCGCGCCATCGGCGAGCTCACgcaccccgtcgtcgtcccggatCCGCCTCCGGAGGCTTCCGGGGATGGGGCGGACaccggcgaacccgcgccgagcgccgcgacgttcgacgcggccgtcAAGGCTGTCGCGGACGCCGAAGCCGAGAAGGCGacgggtccgcgacggcacgaTCCGCCCCCGAAGtgcttcttcgccgcgcttcgCTTCATAACGACGGTGATtggggagggcgacgcgttcgttcagccgccgccgcccgagcttcccgagcccgtcgagggcgaggagcccCCGCCCGAACCGGAGCCGCAGCCTCCACTGGACGAGTTTCACAGGGCGATGTGGCGCGATCCggagagcgcgccgcgcgccctcatcgccgcggacggcgcgctgtCTGCCAAGATGAAAACCTGGCTCGAGGAGAACATCGCGTATGCGGACAAGGACGTGATGGGGGGCCCTGACCCGGAGGCGCCCGAGGTGATCAAAACGGACAAGGTCctcgtggcggacgcgagggcggtgctcgcggcgaaggaaaCGGCGCTGCCGGGGATTTACGTCGAGGATGCGCGAAAGGAGGGAGAGGCTGCGTACGCCATGGTCCGGTGGTGCTACTCGGTTGCCAGGTTTTgtcagctcgcggcggagaggcgcgcgaggcggctaGAGCGGCGGACAGAGCGACTGCGTCTGAAGCGGGAGttggagaaggaggaggaggcgcggcggctggcggcggagacggaggcggccgcggcgtag